From Pseudomonas putida, one genomic window encodes:
- a CDS encoding sensor histidine kinase, protein MPMSFSLTQMILISAGYLMVLFGVAWISERGLIPRSIIRHPLTYTLSLGVYASAWAFYGSVGLAYQYGYGFLACYLGVSGAFLLAPVLLYPILKITRTYQLSSLADLLAFRFRSTWAGALTTIFMLIGVLPLLALQIQAVADSISILTGEPVKARVAFAFCALIILFTIFFGSRHIATREKHEGLVFAIAFESVIKLLALGGIGLYALYGVFGGPHGLEVWLLQNQTALAALHTPLQEGPWRTLLLVFFASAIVMPHMYHMAFTENLNPRSLVSASWGLPLFLLLMSLAVPLVLWAGLRLGASTNPEYFTLGLGIAANNKALALLAYVGGLSAASGLIIVTTLALSGMALNHLVLPLYQPPAEGNIYRWLKWTRRALIVAIITAGFMFYLNQNTHQSLANLGIVAFVATLQFLPGVLSVLYWPTANRRGFIAGLLAGTLVWMVTMLLPLLGNLQGFYIPLLDMIYVLDDTSWHMAAIASLAANVLLFTLISLFTNASSEEVSAAEACAVDNVRRPQRRELHAASPQEFATQLAKPLGAKAAQKEVEQALRDLYLPFDERRPYALRRLRDRIEANLSGLMGPSVAQDMVETFLPYKSGNENYVTEDIHFIESRLEDYHSRLTGLAAELDALRRYHRQTLQELPMGVCSLAKDKEILMWNKAMEELTGIAAKHVVGSRLVTIDEPWRGLLLGFINVPDEHLHKQRLALDGQPRWLNLHKAAIDEPLAPGNSGLVLLVEDLTETQALEDKLVHSERLASIGRLAAGVAHEIGNPITGIACLAQNLREEREGDGEIIELSSQILEQTKRVSRIVQSLMSFAHAGGSHQNSEEPVCLAEVAQDAIGLLALNRRNFEVQFFNLCDPDHWAEGDPQRLAQVLINLLSNARDASPPGSAVRVRTEVSEHTVDLIVEDEGSGIPKNIMDRLFEPFFTTKDPGEGTGLGLALVYSIVEEHYGQITIDSPADIERQRGTRIRVTLPRHVVATSPEIRDRREN, encoded by the coding sequence ATGCCGATGAGCTTTAGCCTGACCCAGATGATCCTGATCAGCGCCGGGTACCTGATGGTGCTGTTCGGCGTGGCCTGGATCAGCGAGCGTGGGTTGATACCCCGTTCGATCATTCGCCACCCGCTGACCTACACCCTGTCGCTGGGCGTCTACGCCAGTGCCTGGGCTTTCTACGGCTCGGTGGGCCTGGCCTATCAGTATGGCTACGGCTTCCTCGCCTGTTACCTGGGCGTTTCCGGCGCCTTCCTGCTGGCGCCTGTGCTGCTTTATCCGATCCTCAAGATCACCCGCACCTACCAATTGTCGTCATTGGCCGACTTGCTGGCCTTTCGCTTTCGCAGCACCTGGGCCGGTGCGCTGACGACCATTTTCATGTTGATCGGGGTGCTTCCCTTACTCGCCCTGCAAATTCAGGCAGTGGCCGACTCGATCAGCATTCTCACCGGCGAACCGGTCAAGGCACGCGTGGCCTTTGCCTTCTGCGCACTGATCATCCTGTTCACCATCTTCTTCGGCTCGCGTCACATCGCCACGCGCGAAAAGCATGAAGGGCTGGTGTTCGCCATCGCCTTCGAGTCGGTGATCAAGCTGCTGGCGCTGGGCGGTATTGGCCTGTACGCCCTGTACGGCGTGTTCGGCGGCCCGCACGGGCTGGAAGTGTGGCTGCTGCAGAACCAGACCGCCCTGGCCGCGCTGCACACCCCGCTGCAGGAGGGCCCATGGCGCACCCTGCTGCTGGTGTTCTTCGCCTCGGCCATCGTCATGCCGCACATGTACCACATGGCCTTCACCGAAAACCTCAACCCGCGCTCCCTGGTCAGCGCCAGCTGGGGCCTGCCGCTGTTCCTGCTGCTGATGAGCCTGGCCGTGCCGCTGGTGCTGTGGGCAGGCCTGCGCCTGGGCGCCAGCACCAACCCCGAGTACTTCACCCTGGGCCTTGGGATCGCCGCCAACAACAAGGCGCTGGCTCTGCTGGCCTATGTCGGCGGGCTGTCCGCCGCCAGCGGCCTGATCATCGTAACCACCCTGGCCCTGTCGGGCATGGCGCTCAACCACCTGGTGCTGCCGCTGTATCAGCCGCCGGCCGAAGGCAACATCTACCGCTGGCTGAAATGGACCCGCCGCGCACTGATCGTCGCCATCATCACCGCCGGCTTCATGTTCTACCTGAACCAGAACACTCACCAGAGCCTGGCCAACCTGGGCATCGTCGCCTTCGTCGCCACGTTGCAGTTCCTGCCGGGGGTGCTGTCGGTGCTGTACTGGCCAACCGCGAACCGCCGCGGCTTCATCGCCGGCCTGCTGGCCGGCACCCTGGTCTGGATGGTGACCATGCTGCTGCCCCTGCTGGGCAACCTGCAGGGCTTCTACATCCCACTGCTGGACATGATCTATGTGCTCGACGACACCAGCTGGCACATGGCAGCGATCGCCTCCCTGGCAGCCAACGTACTGTTGTTCACGCTGATTTCACTGTTCACCAACGCCAGCAGCGAGGAGGTCAGTGCCGCCGAAGCATGTGCGGTGGACAACGTGCGCCGGCCCCAGCGCCGTGAGCTGCATGCAGCTTCACCGCAGGAGTTCGCCACCCAATTGGCCAAGCCACTGGGTGCCAAGGCTGCACAGAAGGAAGTCGAACAAGCCCTGCGCGACCTCTACCTGCCGTTCGACGAGCGCCGCCCCTATGCCCTGCGCCGCCTGCGTGACCGCATCGAGGCCAACCTCTCGGGCCTGATGGGGCCGAGCGTGGCCCAGGACATGGTCGAAACCTTCCTGCCCTACAAGTCTGGCAACGAGAACTACGTCACCGAAGACATCCACTTCATCGAAAGCCGCCTGGAAGATTACCACTCGCGCCTGACGGGCCTGGCTGCCGAACTCGATGCCTTGCGCCGCTACCACCGTCAGACCCTGCAGGAGCTGCCCATGGGCGTCTGCTCGCTGGCCAAGGACAAAGAAATCCTGATGTGGAACAAGGCCATGGAGGAGCTGACCGGCATCGCCGCCAAGCACGTGGTCGGGTCGCGCCTGGTAACCATCGATGAACCGTGGCGCGGCCTGCTGCTGGGTTTCATCAACGTACCCGATGAGCACTTGCACAAACAGCGCCTGGCACTGGACGGCCAGCCGCGCTGGCTCAACCTGCACAAAGCGGCCATCGATGAGCCCCTGGCACCTGGCAATAGCGGGCTGGTGTTGCTGGTCGAAGACCTCACCGAAACACAGGCCCTGGAAGACAAGCTGGTGCACTCCGAACGCTTGGCCAGCATCGGCCGCCTCGCTGCGGGCGTGGCCCACGAGATCGGCAACCCGATCACCGGCATCGCCTGCCTGGCGCAAAACCTGCGCGAGGAGCGCGAAGGCGACGGCGAGATCATCGAGTTGTCGAGCCAGATCCTCGAACAGACCAAACGGGTGTCGCGCATCGTGCAGTCGCTGATGAGCTTTGCCCATGCCGGCGGTAGCCACCAGAACAGCGAAGAGCCGGTGTGCCTGGCCGAAGTGGCCCAGGATGCCATCGGTCTGCTGGCGTTGAACCGGCGCAATTTCGAAGTACAGTTCTTCAACCTCTGCGACCCCGACCACTGGGCAGAGGGGGACCCTCAGCGCCTGGCCCAGGTGCTGATCAACCTGCTCTCCAACGCGCGGGACGCGTCGCCGCCAGGCAGCGCCGTGCGGGTACGCACCGAGGTCAGCGAGCACACCGTCGACCTGATCGTCGAGGACGAAGGCAGTGGGATTCCGAAGAACATCATGGACCGCCTGTTCGAACCTTTCTTCACCACCAAGGACCCTGGCGAGGGAACCGGACTAGGGCTCGCTCTGGTCTATTCCATCGTGGAAGAGCATTATGGGCAAATCACCATCGACAGCCCGGCCGACATCGAACGGCAACGTGGCACCCGGATCCGCGTGACCCTGCCCCGGCATGTCGTAGCGACGTCCCCTGAAATTCGAGACCGTCGAGAGAATTGA
- the gluQRS gene encoding tRNA glutamyl-Q(34) synthetase GluQRS, whose protein sequence is MNDSRYIGRFAPTPSGFLHFGSLVAALASWLDARAVNGRWLLRVEDTDPPREMPGARDAILQTLERYGLEWDGEVVFQSQRHDAYGAVVDRLFNMGLAYACTCSRKQLEGYNGIYPGFCRNAGHAREGAAIRLRVPELLYRFTDRVQGEFQQHLGREVGDFVIQRRDGLYAYQLAVVLDDAWQGVTDIVRGADLLDNTPRQLYLQELLGFSQPRYLHIPLIVQPDGHKLGKSYRSPPLEANQATPLLLRALRALGQEADPQLLTATPAEVLAVARQRWQPEAIAQRTTVPEADLK, encoded by the coding sequence ATGAACGACTCGCGCTACATCGGACGCTTCGCCCCCACCCCCAGCGGTTTTCTGCACTTCGGCTCGCTGGTCGCCGCCCTGGCCTCCTGGCTTGACGCCCGCGCGGTCAATGGCCGTTGGCTGCTACGCGTGGAAGACACCGACCCGCCACGGGAAATGCCCGGCGCCCGTGATGCAATCCTGCAGACCCTGGAGCGCTATGGGCTGGAATGGGATGGCGAGGTGGTCTTCCAGAGCCAGCGCCACGACGCTTACGGCGCGGTGGTAGACCGCCTGTTCAACATGGGCCTGGCCTACGCCTGCACCTGTTCGCGCAAACAGCTCGAAGGCTACAACGGCATCTATCCAGGGTTTTGCCGCAACGCCGGGCATGCCCGTGAAGGCGCCGCCATCCGCCTGCGGGTGCCAGAACTGCTCTACCGCTTTACCGATCGCGTGCAAGGGGAGTTCCAGCAACACCTTGGCCGCGAGGTGGGCGACTTCGTGATTCAGCGCCGCGACGGGCTGTATGCGTACCAGCTGGCAGTCGTACTGGACGACGCCTGGCAAGGTGTTACCGACATCGTGCGCGGGGCCGACCTGCTCGACAACACGCCGCGCCAGCTGTACTTGCAGGAATTGCTGGGCTTTTCCCAACCGCGTTACCTGCACATTCCATTGATCGTGCAACCTGATGGGCACAAGCTGGGCAAGTCATACCGTTCACCGCCGCTTGAGGCTAATCAGGCAACGCCGTTGCTGTTGCGGGCGTTGCGGGCATTGGGCCAGGAAGCCGACCCTCAGTTGCTGACGGCAACGCCCGCTGAAGTATTGGCTGTGGCGCGCCAGCGCTGGCAGCCAGAAGCCATTGCACAGCGAACAACGGTGCCCGAGGCTGATTTGAAGTGA
- the dksA gene encoding RNA polymerase-binding protein DksA: MSTVEKQKTGQTMYGVAPYNETKGEEYMGEPMKKHFTKLLNAWKGELMQSVDRTVDHMKDEAANFPDPADRASQEEEFALELRNRDRERKLIKKIDKTLQKIQDEEYGWCESCGIEIGLRRLEARPTADLCFDCKEIAEKKEKTVGKG, from the coding sequence ATGTCCACCGTAGAAAAGCAAAAAACCGGTCAAACCATGTACGGTGTCGCGCCCTATAATGAGACCAAGGGCGAAGAGTACATGGGTGAGCCCATGAAGAAGCACTTCACCAAGCTTCTCAACGCCTGGAAAGGCGAGCTCATGCAGAGTGTGGATCGCACCGTAGACCACATGAAAGATGAAGCTGCGAACTTCCCGGACCCGGCCGACCGTGCCAGCCAGGAAGAAGAATTTGCTCTTGAGCTGCGCAACCGTGACCGCGAGCGCAAGCTGATCAAGAAAATCGACAAGACCCTGCAGAAGATCCAGGACGAAGAGTACGGCTGGTGCGAATCGTGCGGCATCGAAATCGGCCTGCGTCGGCTGGAAGCCCGCCCCACCGCGGACCTGTGCTTCGACTGCAAGGAAATCGCCGAGAAAAAGGAAAAGACAGTCGGCAAAGGCTGA
- a CDS encoding pyridoxal phosphate-dependent aminotransferase, which yields MAHHYSARSRAIEPFHVMALLARANELQAAGHDVIHLEIGEPDFTTAAPIVEAGQAALAAGHTRYTAARGLPALREAIAGFYDQRYGVAIDPERILITPGGSGALLLASSLLVDPGKHWLLADPGYPCNRHFLRLVEGGAQLVPVGPEVNYQLTADLVDRHWNQDTVGALVASPANPTGTVLERDELASLSKATRERNGHLVVDEIYHGLTYGMDAPSVLEVDDSAFVLNSFSKYFGMTGWRLGWLVAPPEAVADLEKLAQNLYISAPSMAQHAALACFQPETLAIFEARRAEFARRRDYLLPALRELGFGIAVEPQGAFYLYADISAFGGDAFAFCQHFLETEHLAFTPGLDFGRHLAGHHVRFAYTQSLPRLEEAVQRIARGLRSWQG from the coding sequence ATGGCCCACCACTACAGTGCGCGCAGCCGCGCCATTGAACCCTTCCATGTCATGGCGTTGCTGGCGCGGGCCAACGAGCTGCAAGCGGCCGGTCATGATGTGATCCACCTGGAAATCGGTGAGCCGGACTTCACCACCGCCGCGCCTATCGTCGAAGCAGGCCAGGCGGCGCTGGCCGCCGGGCATACCCGCTACACCGCCGCGCGTGGCCTGCCGGCCCTGCGTGAGGCGATTGCCGGCTTTTACGACCAGCGATATGGCGTCGCGATAGACCCCGAACGCATTCTGATCACTCCGGGGGGCTCTGGCGCGCTGCTGCTGGCCAGTAGCCTGCTGGTCGACCCAGGCAAGCACTGGCTGTTGGCAGACCCCGGCTACCCCTGCAACCGTCACTTCTTGCGACTGGTCGAAGGTGGGGCGCAACTGGTACCTGTCGGGCCTGAGGTGAACTATCAATTGACCGCCGATCTGGTGGACCGGCACTGGAACCAGGACACTGTCGGTGCCCTGGTCGCCTCGCCAGCCAACCCCACCGGTACCGTGCTGGAGCGTGATGAGCTGGCCAGCTTGTCCAAGGCCACCCGCGAACGAAATGGCCACTTGGTAGTGGACGAGATCTACCACGGGCTGACATACGGCATGGACGCGCCGAGCGTCCTGGAAGTGGATGATTCGGCTTTCGTCCTGAATAGTTTTTCCAAGTATTTCGGCATGACCGGGTGGCGGCTTGGCTGGCTGGTTGCACCGCCTGAGGCCGTGGCCGATCTGGAAAAGCTTGCGCAAAATCTGTACATCAGCGCGCCGAGCATGGCCCAGCACGCTGCACTGGCCTGTTTCCAACCTGAAACCCTGGCAATTTTCGAAGCGCGCCGCGCCGAGTTTGCCCGCCGTCGCGACTACCTGTTGCCCGCCCTGCGCGAACTGGGCTTTGGCATTGCCGTGGAGCCGCAGGGCGCGTTCTATCTATATGCCGACATCAGTGCCTTTGGCGGCGATGCCTTTGCTTTCTGCCAGCATTTTCTGGAAACCGAGCACCTGGCGTTCACTCCGGGCCTGGACTTCGGCCGCCACCTGGCAGGGCATCATGTGCGCTTTGCCTATACCCAGAGCCTGCCGCGGCTGGAGGAGGCGGTCCAGCGCATCGCCCGTGGCTTGCGGAGCTGGCAGGGCTGA
- the sfsA gene encoding DNA/RNA nuclease SfsA, which translates to MVFFPPLEQGRLLRRYKRFLADIQLANGEQLTIHCPNTGSMLNCMREGGQVWFSRSNDPKRKLPGTWEISETPQGRLACINTGRANALVEEALRAGVIQELAGFTALKREVAYGEEGSRVDFRLEFDHGPAYVEVKSVTLGYPDTAVAAFPDAVTQRGAKHLRELAALARQGIRAVQLYCVNLTGIEAVRPADEIDAAYARALRAAVADGVEVLAYGVRLDAGHIVIDRPLPVLVNP; encoded by the coding sequence ATGGTGTTCTTTCCTCCACTCGAACAAGGGCGGCTTCTGCGCCGCTACAAGCGGTTCCTGGCGGACATCCAGCTGGCCAATGGCGAGCAGTTGACCATCCACTGCCCCAACACGGGCTCCATGCTCAATTGCATGCGTGAGGGCGGGCAGGTCTGGTTCAGTCGCTCCAACGACCCCAAGCGCAAGTTGCCGGGCACCTGGGAAATCAGCGAGACGCCTCAGGGGCGGCTGGCTTGCATCAATACGGGGCGGGCCAACGCGCTGGTCGAGGAAGCGCTTCGCGCGGGCGTGATCCAAGAGCTGGCGGGCTTCACTGCACTCAAGCGTGAGGTGGCCTACGGTGAAGAGGGCAGCCGCGTGGACTTTCGCCTGGAGTTCGACCACGGGCCGGCTTATGTCGAGGTCAAGAGCGTGACACTGGGGTACCCGGATACGGCAGTGGCCGCTTTCCCGGATGCCGTCACCCAGCGCGGTGCCAAGCACCTGCGCGAACTTGCGGCGCTGGCCCGGCAAGGCATACGTGCGGTGCAGCTGTACTGTGTGAACCTGACGGGCATCGAAGCGGTGCGTCCGGCCGACGAGATCGATGCAGCCTATGCCCGGGCGCTGCGTGCCGCCGTGGCGGATGGGGTAGAGGTGCTGGCCTATGGCGTGCGCCTGGATGCCGGGCACATCGTCATCGACCGCCCGCTACCGGTGTTGGTCAACCCCTGA
- a CDS encoding Rieske (2Fe-2S) protein, protein MHFLCTSAALAEGHSRAFRVDGIELFGVRRQGQVHLYRNRCPHRGIPLNWQADAFLDDSASLIHCAHHGALFLIENGECVAGPCEGDALQALDCLEDSQGIWLRG, encoded by the coding sequence ATGCACTTCCTTTGTACTTCCGCAGCGCTGGCCGAGGGCCATAGCCGCGCCTTCAGGGTAGACGGCATCGAACTGTTCGGCGTGCGTCGCCAGGGCCAGGTGCATCTGTATCGCAACCGCTGCCCGCACCGGGGGATCCCCTTGAACTGGCAGGCGGACGCATTTCTCGATGACAGTGCAAGCCTCATTCACTGCGCCCATCACGGTGCGCTGTTCCTGATAGAAAATGGCGAATGCGTGGCAGGCCCCTGCGAGGGTGATGCGCTGCAGGCCCTGGACTGCCTGGAAGACAGCCAGGGTATCTGGCTCAGGGGTTGA
- a CDS encoding heme/hemin ABC transporter substrate-binding protein, whose product MMRRPAALFALCAALVASTQALAADLPQRWVSAGGALSEWVSALGGEPRLVGVDTTSQHPQSLKALPSIGYQRQLSAEGILSLRPDVLVGTEEMGPPPVLAQIRKAGVRVELLSSKADLAAVDANLKQLGVLLGAEQKAAQLAADYHQQLELLQMQVKQAQASHKAPGVLLLVGHAGAKPLIAGQGTAGDWLLRQAGGRNLAEHQGYKNFSNEALAALDPDVVVFSDRALVGDQALQALLKENPALTASRAVRDQRLVPLDPTLLVGGLGPRLPQALQDLAAAFYPAAKVSLTQ is encoded by the coding sequence ATGATGCGTCGTCCCGCTGCCTTGTTTGCCTTGTGCGCAGCCCTGGTCGCTTCCACCCAGGCGCTGGCCGCCGATTTGCCACAGCGCTGGGTCAGTGCTGGCGGCGCATTGAGCGAGTGGGTCAGCGCCCTGGGCGGCGAGCCGCGCCTGGTGGGTGTGGATACCACCAGCCAGCATCCTCAGTCGCTCAAGGCCCTGCCAAGTATCGGTTACCAGCGCCAGTTGTCCGCCGAGGGCATCCTCAGCTTGCGCCCGGATGTGCTGGTCGGCACAGAAGAGATGGGGCCGCCACCTGTGCTTGCGCAAATCCGCAAAGCCGGGGTTCGGGTGGAGCTGCTCTCCAGCAAGGCGGACCTCGCCGCCGTGGATGCAAACCTCAAGCAGCTGGGTGTTTTGCTCGGCGCCGAGCAGAAGGCCGCGCAACTCGCCGCTGATTATCATCAGCAGCTTGAGCTGTTGCAGATGCAGGTCAAGCAGGCACAGGCCAGCCACAAAGCGCCGGGTGTGCTGTTGCTGGTCGGCCACGCGGGGGCGAAACCGCTGATTGCCGGGCAGGGCACCGCAGGTGACTGGCTGCTGCGTCAGGCAGGTGGGCGAAACCTGGCCGAGCATCAGGGATACAAGAACTTCTCCAATGAAGCATTGGCGGCCCTGGACCCCGATGTCGTGGTGTTCTCCGATCGCGCGTTGGTCGGCGACCAGGCCCTGCAGGCACTGCTCAAGGAAAACCCGGCGTTGACCGCCTCCCGAGCGGTACGCGACCAGCGCCTGGTGCCACTTGACCCAACCCTGTTGGTCGGCGGCCTTGGCCCGCGCTTGCCGCAGGCCCTGCAAGACCTGGCGGCTGCCTTCTACCCGGCGGCAAAGGTCAGCCTCACGCAATGA
- a CDS encoding FecCD family ABC transporter permease: MLAVWLSLALGPVSLPLFDTLRAGLRLVGLRIDGEGLQQAEMILGQIRLPRTLLGLAVGAVLALCGVAMQGLFRNPLADPGLVGVSAGAAMGAAVAIVGGSWFGGLPEAFAPYLLSLCAFIGGLAVTALVYRLGRRDGQTNVATMLLAGVAMTALGGAAVGLFSYLADDATLRTLTFWNLGSLNGASYDRLWPLLIVAAGVALWLPRRARALNALLLGESEARHLGIEVERLKRELVFCTALGVGAAVAAAGLIGFIGLVVPHLVRLLAGPDHRVVLPASLLAGGVLMLLADLVARLALAPAELPIGIVTAFIGAPFFLVLLIRGRS; the protein is encoded by the coding sequence CTGTTGGCGGTATGGCTGTCCCTCGCCCTGGGCCCTGTGAGCTTGCCGCTGTTCGATACCTTGCGCGCGGGCCTGCGGTTAGTGGGGCTGCGCATCGACGGCGAAGGCCTGCAGCAGGCCGAAATGATCCTGGGCCAGATTCGCCTGCCACGCACGCTGCTGGGCTTGGCAGTGGGGGCGGTGCTGGCGCTGTGCGGTGTGGCCATGCAGGGGTTGTTTCGCAATCCGCTGGCCGACCCTGGGCTTGTGGGCGTATCCGCCGGGGCAGCCATGGGCGCTGCAGTGGCTATCGTTGGCGGTAGTTGGTTTGGCGGCCTGCCTGAGGCTTTTGCGCCTTACTTGTTGTCACTGTGCGCCTTTATCGGCGGCCTGGCGGTCACCGCGCTGGTCTATCGTCTAGGGCGGCGCGATGGGCAGACCAATGTGGCCACAATGTTGCTGGCCGGTGTAGCCATGACCGCGCTGGGGGGCGCGGCGGTCGGCCTGTTTTCTTATCTGGCCGACGACGCCACCCTGCGTACGCTGACCTTCTGGAACCTGGGCAGCCTCAACGGTGCCAGCTACGACCGCCTGTGGCCGTTGCTGATCGTGGCCGCAGGCGTCGCGCTGTGGTTGCCGCGCCGGGCGCGGGCGCTCAATGCCTTGCTGCTGGGCGAGTCCGAGGCGCGGCACCTGGGTATCGAGGTGGAGCGGCTCAAGCGCGAGCTGGTGTTCTGCACGGCCCTGGGTGTGGGCGCGGCCGTGGCGGCGGCGGGGCTTATCGGCTTCATCGGCTTGGTGGTACCGCACCTGGTGCGCTTGCTGGCCGGGCCTGATCACCGCGTGGTGTTGCCCGCATCGCTATTGGCTGGCGGCGTGCTGATGCTGCTCGCCGACCTGGTGGCGCGCTTGGCGCTGGCGCCGGCCGAGTTGCCGATCGGTATCGTCACGGCCTTTATCGGTGCGCCGTTTTTCCTGGTTTTGTTGATCAGAGGGCGCAGTTGA
- a CDS encoding heme ABC transporter ATP-binding protein gives MLQVEGLYLRRGGNEVLHDLNLQMHPGQVVGVLGPNGAGKSSLLGVLCGELAPGQGRVTLQGRPLASWDGQARARCLAVLPQVSSLGFAFRVEEVVGMGRMPHDSGQVRDAEIVEAALHAADACHLLGRSYLALSGGERQRVHLARVLAQLWPGEEGATLLLDEPTSMLDPLHQHTTLQAVRSFADRGAAVLVILHDLNLAARYCDRILLLEGGRTHALASPQEVLTPAALKAVFGIDVLVQAHPERGHPLIITR, from the coding sequence ATGTTGCAAGTCGAGGGCCTTTACCTGCGCCGTGGTGGGAATGAAGTACTGCATGACCTCAATCTGCAAATGCATCCGGGCCAGGTGGTGGGTGTGCTCGGCCCGAATGGTGCAGGCAAGAGCAGCCTGCTGGGCGTGCTGTGTGGCGAACTGGCGCCCGGCCAAGGGCGCGTGACGTTGCAGGGCCGGCCGTTGGCCAGCTGGGACGGGCAGGCGCGGGCCAGGTGCCTGGCGGTGTTGCCGCAGGTGTCCAGCCTGGGCTTTGCGTTCAGGGTCGAGGAAGTGGTCGGCATGGGGCGAATGCCCCATGACAGCGGCCAAGTGCGTGACGCTGAGATCGTTGAGGCAGCGCTGCATGCAGCAGATGCCTGCCACCTGCTGGGGCGCAGTTACCTGGCGTTGTCGGGCGGGGAACGGCAACGTGTGCACCTGGCCCGCGTACTGGCGCAGCTGTGGCCGGGTGAGGAGGGGGCTACGCTGCTGCTTGACGAGCCGACCTCGATGCTCGATCCGTTGCACCAGCACACCACTTTGCAAGCTGTGCGCAGTTTTGCCGACCGCGGCGCAGCGGTATTGGTGATCCTGCATGACCTGAACCTGGCGGCGCGCTACTGTGATCGTATTCTGTTGCTCGAAGGGGGCCGTACCCATGCTCTGGCCTCGCCGCAAGAGGTGTTGACGCCCGCGGCGCTGAAGGCCGTCTTCGGCATAGACGTATTGGTACAGGCCCATCCGGAACGGGGGCATCCGCTGATCATCACCCGCTAG
- a CDS encoding ChaN family lipoprotein: MHHCLLSGALLGVLFALGGCQASVPPLPAWQSSEGRDRAELGQIHDLASGKVISPEQLVQDLAGVPRVLVGEKHDNADHHALQLWLIRAMQARRPQGSLLLEMLQPEQQARVDAVQAQATLPQDLPKALAWQEGWDWQLYGPIVREALGSHVPLLAANLSVGEMRQAYRLATPVPGAQSNAPQVKAALLEQVRAGHCDLLPASQLPAMLAVQQQRDRRIAQRLLSAPQPALLLAGAFHVRKDLGVPLHLADLGAEGQSKVLLLAEVGQQVDAGMADYVWYTAAMPEQDYCAPLRN, from the coding sequence ATGCATCATTGCTTACTGTCTGGCGCGCTGCTGGGCGTGTTGTTTGCGCTGGGGGGCTGCCAAGCCAGCGTGCCGCCGCTACCCGCCTGGCAGAGTAGCGAAGGGCGTGACCGCGCAGAACTGGGGCAAATCCACGATCTGGCCAGCGGCAAGGTCATCAGCCCTGAACAGTTGGTGCAGGACCTGGCTGGCGTACCGCGAGTGCTGGTAGGCGAAAAGCATGACAACGCAGACCATCACGCCTTGCAACTTTGGTTGATCCGCGCCATGCAGGCCCGGCGCCCCCAAGGCAGCCTGCTTCTGGAAATGCTGCAACCGGAGCAGCAGGCTCGGGTCGATGCGGTTCAAGCCCAGGCCACATTGCCGCAAGATCTGCCCAAGGCCCTGGCGTGGCAGGAGGGCTGGGACTGGCAGCTGTACGGGCCGATCGTACGTGAAGCATTGGGCAGCCATGTTCCCCTTCTGGCCGCCAACCTGTCGGTTGGCGAAATGCGCCAGGCCTATCGCCTGGCGACGCCGGTGCCGGGGGCGCAGTCCAATGCGCCACAGGTGAAGGCAGCATTGCTCGAGCAGGTGAGGGCCGGGCACTGTGATTTGCTCCCCGCGAGCCAGTTGCCGGCGATGCTGGCCGTTCAGCAACAACGTGACCGGCGCATTGCCCAGCGGCTGCTCTCGGCGCCGCAGCCTGCCCTGTTGCTGGCCGGTGCATTCCACGTACGCAAGGACTTGGGCGTGCCGTTGCACCTCGCCGACCTGGGGGCAGAGGGGCAGAGCAAGGTGCTGTTGTTGGCCGAGGTTGGTCAGCAGGTCGACGCGGGGATGGCAGATTATGTCTGGTATACGGCGGCGATGCCGGAGCAGGATTATTGCGCACCGTTGCGTAACTAG
- a CDS encoding TfoX/Sxy family protein encodes MNDELQHLKNLGKTSAQWLHAAGIHSASDLRRLGAVGAYQAVKTRGFRASKVLLYAIEGALLDMHWNDLPAERKQALNQQLDAKCPTQKNAK; translated from the coding sequence ATGAACGATGAATTGCAGCATCTGAAGAATCTTGGAAAGACCTCCGCGCAGTGGTTACATGCGGCCGGTATCCACAGTGCATCGGATTTGCGTCGGCTCGGCGCGGTAGGTGCTTACCAGGCCGTGAAAACCCGAGGGTTCCGGGCGTCGAAGGTGTTGCTGTACGCCATTGAAGGCGCGCTGCTGGACATGCACTGGAACGATTTGCCGGCCGAGCGCAAGCAAGCGCTCAATCAACAACTCGATGCGAAATGCCCTACGCAAAAAAATGCGAAATAA